GATTGGGTAAATCAAATTTATCGTGCGATCGCTCAAGCTATTGATACGCGTTCTTTAGAATACATTCAAAGTCATAGCAGTAGAGGTAAAGATACCACAGTCTGCGGCTCTATTCTCTTTGATCGCGATCGCCAAATTATCATCAAGAGCAAAATCGGTGGTATCTTAATGGAAAAATTGTGTTAATTTATTATGAATAATCATAAATAATCCAAATACATATTTTTTTCCGTAGTCATTCTCAGTTAAATCATTCTTTTTAATACCATGCCATAAGCAGAGACTAGCAAGCGCGTTCAACCTCGCGTTTGTTGGCTATCCACTCAACCAACCATTTACCAGCTAAACCAGGCGATAAGTGGGATCTAGTTTAGACCACAGAACGAACATCTACCTTACATCTACAACTCCCCCCATCATGAATACATCGGTGACTCTACAAACCGAACAAGCGTCTCAAATGGAAAATTTGGGGCGACTAGATCGACAAATGATTGTGATTCTAGACTTCGGTTCACAATATTCAGAATTGATTGCGCGTCGTATCCGCGAGACTCAAGTATACTCCGAAGTTCTCTCTTATCGCACGACACCTGAACATTTACGAAAACTAAATCCCAAGGGCATCATTCTCTCTGGTGGTCCGAGTTCAGTTTATGATGATCACGCTCCCCATTGTGATCCAGAAATCTGGAATTTAGGCATTCCCATCCTGGGTGTTTGCTATGGAATGCAGTTGATGGTGAAGCAACTTGATGGGGAAGTAGCCAAAGCTGATCGCGGTGAGTATGGTAAAGCATCATTATATATAGATGACCCTACCGACTTATTAACTAACGTCGAAGAAGGCACTACTATGTGGATGAGTCACGGAGATTCAGTCACTAAAATGCCAACGGGGTTTGAATTGTTAGCCCATACAGATAATACACCCTGTGCGGCGATCGCTGACCACGAAAAGAAACTATATGGTGTCCAGTTCCATCCCGAAGTAGTACATTCCCTCGGTGGTTTACCATTAATTCGCAACTTTGTATATCATATCTGCGATTGCGAACCCACCTGGACAACAGAGGCATTTGTTGAAGAAGCAATTCGGGAAATTCGCGCCAGAGTTGGTGATAAGCGGGTACTTTTAGCCTTATCTGGGGGAGTTGATTCATCTACCCTGGCGTTTTTGTTGTATAAAGCTATTGGGGAGCAATTGACCTGTGTGTTTATTGACCAAGGCTTTATGCGGAAATTAGAGCCAGAAAGATTATTGAAACTATTTAAAGAACAGTTTCATATTCCTGTAGAATACGTCATGGCGCGCGATCGCTTCCTCAACATGATAGAGGGTATCACAGACCCCGAAGAAAAACGCCGCCGCATCGGACATGAATTTATCCAAGTATTTGAAGAAACATCCAAACGCCTGGGACACTTTGACTATTTAGCCCAAGGTACACTGTATCCCGATGTCATCGAGTCTGCTGATACCAACGTAGACCCCCAAACCGGCGAACGGGTAGCAGTAAA
The window above is part of the Nodularia spumigena CCY9414 genome. Proteins encoded here:
- the guaA gene encoding glutamine-hydrolyzing GMP synthase; protein product: MNTSVTLQTEQASQMENLGRLDRQMIVILDFGSQYSELIARRIRETQVYSEVLSYRTTPEHLRKLNPKGIILSGGPSSVYDDHAPHCDPEIWNLGIPILGVCYGMQLMVKQLDGEVAKADRGEYGKASLYIDDPTDLLTNVEEGTTMWMSHGDSVTKMPTGFELLAHTDNTPCAAIADHEKKLYGVQFHPEVVHSLGGLPLIRNFVYHICDCEPTWTTEAFVEEAIREIRARVGDKRVLLALSGGVDSSTLAFLLYKAIGEQLTCVFIDQGFMRKLEPERLLKLFKEQFHIPVEYVMARDRFLNMIEGITDPEEKRRRIGHEFIQVFEETSKRLGHFDYLAQGTLYPDVIESADTNVDPQTGERVAVKIKSHHNVGGLPKDLRFKLVEPLRKLFKDEVRKVGRSIGLPEEIVQRQPFPGPGLAIRILGEVTPERLNILRDADLIVRQEINKRGLYHDVWQAFAVLLPIRSVGVMGDKRTYAYPIVLRIVTSEDGMTADWARIPYDILEDISNRIVNEVKGVNRVVYDITSKPPGTIEWE